The Papaver somniferum cultivar HN1 chromosome 3, ASM357369v1, whole genome shotgun sequence genome includes a region encoding these proteins:
- the LOC113357537 gene encoding NADH dehydrogenase [ubiquinone] iron-sulfur protein 5-B-like, giving the protein MASGWGITGNKGRCYDFWTDFSECMSSCRQPEDCVLLREDYLECLHHAKEFQRRNRVYKEEQRQIRAAVRKAKEGEEGGANKHH; this is encoded by the exons ATGGCATCAGGATGGGGAATAACAGGAAACAAAGGGCGGTGTTATGATTTCTGGACAGATTTCAGTGAGTGTATGTCTAGCTGTAGACAACCTGAAGATTGTGTTCTTCTCAGAGAAGATTATCTCGAATGCCTTCATCATGCCAAAGAG TTTCAACGAAGAAATAGGGTTTACAAAGAGGAGCAGCGTCAAATAAGAGCAGCTGTGCGTAAAGCCAAAGAAGGCGAAGAGGGTGGTGCAAACAAGCATCATTAG
- the LOC113357538 gene encoding condensin-2 complex subunit D3-like, which yields MEESLGRIVFDLETYQATTSPDQDPSVTPPISKSTLVDLKTLIENITKTDNIEDAEHFWEELASKNISPASLLRILTTSMDASSGSGGGSALLASQVYLSLLLLPNSPVFTLFTPLAFLSLLRSLRRSFKNHKTNQNGESSSGAGAKAKNRKRKGGGGRARVLPQEEEEEGSVFDVRVLFPVLEKLELVLSLIHLNRFPDSLKSLIQTIAEIPITALEFYENSSSYHRLSDLCFRIINGVLKPEHGDQTSTSIEVLKALSPAILLLKSQARVCALKFVTDKMMVLAKSCEAVKKAIVYLPRYLVSKAPEKSEPRGAAVESIMEIVRVMEFEDQIGFADYVVKMTQGKPHLRLMAVDLIPILLTSLPDPLGLIVEDGSKDWWGLRCLEGLIQRCADSGASIRARALSNLAHVVESLSSDAGCLARLKEILGFENVKDRNTVGGLNGILRKRCLDEKAAVRKAALLLISKSTSLLGGVVDDKVLKTMGIACADPLVSIRKAAVSALSEVFRKCWNERVVTEWLHSVPRLITDNESSIQAECEKLFLELVLDRVSKVGALSSSSKRSGVNGEKRSFETDIESVFSEGVLILLKGIVDNDVAPCLKKICTSLGKKKQLKPALAFALQNIIQTSESLWLNHLRPIEKWTAPPGAWLLVSEVSAFLPKAVGWEFLHHHWQLLDKIGVDELRSPLVQGDFMEEAEGSEPNSASWAGDRVYLLLTISNVAVELPAEPVADLAHNLLKRIEEFNMHPTEINAHVKALRTLCKRKGLNPGEGDNLVLKWVQLLLAKALCVLESYISEVSEANKADGFLTPPRSTSRKGRNVSTVSCSLSKAVAAVYTIGSLVMVSPAADLKGIVGVLHPIITSGSSGPKMKKLPGPTVSLKQMPPSVYVQSWLTMGKICLADDKLAKRYIPLFVQELEKNECAALRNNIVVVLTDFCVRYTALVDCYICKITNCLRDPCEVVRRQTFILLSRLLQRDYVKWRGVLFLRFLLCLVDDSEKIRQLADFLFGNILKAKAPLLAYNSFVEAIFVLNDCHSHAGHSGGSHSYGAESRLFSIRGSDEKSRSQRMHIYVSLLKQMAPEHLLATSAKLCAEILAAASDGLLNLDDTTAQCVLQDALQLLACKEIRIQSNRGSSAEADIDEEGGDSGGAEAAAKRKAVAQIAKKGLIQIAVPIFIELKRLLESRKSPLTGCLMECLRVLLKDYKNEIEDILIADKQLQKELIYDMEKYEAAKTKSTVVEAVATIQRSAVSVSPPRRGTCASKLPAEHDITEKLAVTFVSPERVASVMADVAAEATVKSVLREVNRGTPTPQLNSIGMPKVKSCTGGVFSGDRPRHVLESVRRRQNFDSDDDN from the exons ATGGAAGAATCACTGGGTCGAATCGTTTTTGACCTAGAAACATACCAAGCAACAACGAGTCCTGATCAAGATCCATCAGTAACACCGCCTATTTCTAAATCAACACTAGTAGATCTAAAAACCCTAATCGAGAACATAACCAAAACCGACAATATCGAAGATGCTGAACATTTCTGGGAAGAATTAGCGTCAAAAAACATCTCCCCAGCTTCATTACTTCGTATTCTCACAACCTCAATGGATGCCTCGTCTGGTAGCGGTGGCGGTTCTGCTCTTTTGGCTtctcaagtttatctctctttactTCTCTTACCTAATTCACCAGTTTTCACTCTCTTTACTCCATTAGCTTTTCTCTCTTTACTTCGCTCCCTCCGTCGTTCTTTCAAAAACCACAAAACAAATCAAAATGGTGAGAGCAGCAGTGGTGCTGGGGCCAAGGCGAAGAATCGGAAGCGGAAGGGAGGAGGCGGGAGAGCTAGGGTTTTGCCacaggaggaggaagaggaaggtAGTGTGTTTGATGTAAGGGTTTTATTTCCTGTACTTGAGAAATTAGAATTGGTCTTGAGTTTGATACATTTGAATAGATTTCCTGATAGTTTGAAATCATTAATACAAACAATAGCTGAGATACCAATAACAGCACTTGAATTCTATGAGAATTCGTCTAGTTACCATAGATTATCCGATCTTTGTTTTCGCATAATAAATGGGGTTTTGAAACCTGAACATGGTGATCAAACTAGTACTAGTATTGAGGTTCTGAAAGCACTGTCGCCTGCGATTCTTTTATTGAAATCGCAGGCAAGGGTTTGTGCGTTGAAATTTGTTACTGATAAAATGATGGTTTTGGCTAAGAGTTGTGAGGCTGTTAAGAAAGCGATTGTTTATTTGCCAAGGTATTTGGTTAGTAAGGCGCCGGAGAAATCGGAGCCTCGTGGTGCTGCTGTGGAATCTATAATGGAGATTGTTAGGGTAATGGAATTTGAAGATCAGATTGGGTTTGCTGATTATGTGGTGAAGATGACACAGGGGAAGCCGCATTTGAGGTTGATGGCTGTTGATTTGATTCCGATTTTGTTAACATCATTGCCGGATCCATTAGGGTTAATTGTTGAAGATGGGAGTAAGGAttggtggggtttgaggtgtttgGAGGGATTGATTCAGAGATGCGCGGATTCAGGTGCCTCAATTCGAGCTCGGGCACTATCAAATTTGGCACATGTGGTGGAATCTTTATCAAGTGATGCCGGCTGTTTGGCTCGGCTGAAGGAAATATTGGGGTTTGAGAATGTTAAGGATAGGAACACTGTTGGAGGGTTGAATGGAATCTTGAGGAAGAGGTGTTTGGATGAGAAAGCAGCTGTTAGGAAAGCTGCTCTTCTCTTAATTTCAAAATCCACTTCTCTTTTAGGTGGTGTTGTTGATGACAAGGTGCTCAAGACCATGGGCATTGCTTGCGCTGACCCACTTGTAAGCATCCGTAAAGCAGCAGTTTCTGCACTCTCGGAG GTTTTTAGAAAGTGCTGGAATGAAAGAGTGGTTACCGAGTGGCTTCATTCTGTTCCACGTTTGATAACTGATAATGAATCAAGCATACAAGCAGAGTGCGAGAAGTTGTTCCTTGAATTGGTCTTGGATCGGGTGTCCAAAGTTGGTGCCCTGAGTTCAAGTTCCAAACGTTCTGGTGTGAATGGGGAAAAGAGAAGTTTTGAAACGGATATTGAGTCTGTTTTTTCTGAAGGCGTGTTGATTCTACTCAAAGGGATTGTTGATAATGATGTGGCACCTTGCTTGAAGAAGATATGCACAAGCCTGGGAAAGAAGAAACAGCTTAAACCAGCTCTTGCTTTTGCGCTTCAAAATATCATACAAACTTCAGAGTCTCTCTGGCTGAACCATCTGAGACCAATAGAGAAATGGACTGCTCCGCCTGGTGCTTGGTTGCTTGTGTCAGAGGTCTCTGCATTCCTGCCAAAGGCTGTGGGTTGGGAGTTCCTCCATCATCACTGGCAGCTTCTTGACAAGATTGGGGTGGATGAGCTTAGGAGCCCCCTTGTACAAGGAGATTTTATGGAAGAGGCTGAGGGCAGTGAACCTAATTCGGCTTCTTGGGCTGGAGATCGTGTCTATCTCTTGCTAACAATTTCTAATGTTGCTGTGGAACTGCCAGCTGAGCCCGTGGCAGACTTAGCCCATAACTTGCTCAAGCGGATTGAAGAATTCAATATGCACCCAACAGAG ATTAATGCGCATGTAAAAGCCCTTCGAACTTTATGCAAGCGGAAGGGTTTGAATCCCGGGGAAGGtgataatcttgttttaaaatgGGTACAATTGTTATTAGCTAAAGCTTTGTGCGTTCTAGAAAGTTACATCTCAGAGGTGTCAGAGGCAAACAAAGCTGATGGGTTTCTAACACCACCAAGAAGTACAAGTAGAAAGGGAAGGAATGTGTCAACAGTGTCCTGCTCATTATCTAAAGCTGTTGCTGCAGTCTACACCATTGGGTCACTAGTTATGGTAAGCCCTGCAGCCGATTTGAAGGGCATTGtcggtgttttacaccccattaTCACTTCGGGGAGCTCTGGACCAAAAATGAAGAAATTACCTGGTCCTACAGTATCTTTAAAGCAGATGCCTCCTTCTGTGTATGTTCAATCTTGGCTAACAATGGGCAAGATCTGCTTAGCAGATGATAAGCTTGCTAAGCGCTATATCCCTCTTTTTGTGCAG GAGCTCGAAAAGAATGAGTGTGCAGCCCTTCGCAACAATATCGTGGTTGTGCTGACAGATTTTTGTGTGCGGTACACTGCGCTAGTTGATTG TTATATATGCAAGATTACAAATTGCCTACGTGACCCCTGCGAAGTTGTGAGGAGGCAAACATTCATCCTTCTTTCTAGATTATTACAG AGGGACTACGTCAAGTGGAGAGGAGTTCTTTTCCTTAGGTTTCTCTTGTGTTTAGTTGATGACTCAGAGAAGATCAGGCAACTAGCGGATTTCCTTTTCGGGAACATCTTGAAAG CCAAGGCACCACTCCTGGCATATAACAGCTTTGTGGAAGCGATTTTTGTTCTGAATGATTGTCACTCCCATGCTGGACATAGTGGCGGGTCTCACTCATATGGAGCTGAAAGCCGGCTTTTCTCGATCAG AGGCAGTGATGAAAAATCCAGGTCCCAAAGGATGCATATTTATGTGTCTTTATTGAAACAAATGGCTCCGGAGCACCTTTTAGCCACTTCTGCAAAGCTTTGCGCTGAGATCCTTGCAGCTGCCTCTGACGGCTTGCTAAATCTTGATGATACTACTGCACAGTGTGTACTGCAG GATGCTCTTCAACTGCTTGCCTGCAAAGAGATCCGAATCCAATCTAACCGTGGATCATCAGCCGAGGCAGATATTGATGAAGAAGGTGGAGACAGTGGTGGAGCTGAGGCTGCTGCCAAAAGAAAGGCAGTAGCCCAAATAGCCAAGAAAGGCTTGATTCAGATTGCAGTTCCCATCTTTATAGAGCTAAAAAGACTATTAGAAAGCAGGAAAAGTCCCCTAACAGGTTGTCTAATGGAGTGTCTCCGAGTTCTTCTCAAGGACTACAAAAACGAGATAGAGGACATACTGATAGCTGATAAGCAACTTCAAAAGGAACTCATTTACGACATGGAAAAGTATGAAGCTGCCAAGACAAAGTCCACCGTTGTTGAAGCGGTTGCTACCATCCAAAGATCTGCTGTTTCCGTTTCACCACCTAGACGGGGAACTTGTGCTTCCAAGCTCCCTGCTGAACATGATATAACCGAAAAATTAGCAGTCACATTTGTTAGTCCTGAGAGAGTGGCCTCTGTGATGGCAGATGTTGCAGCTGAAGCCACTGTGAAATCTGTTCTTAGAGAAGTTAATAGGGGTACCCCCACCCCACAACTCAATTCCATTGGGATGCCCAAGGTTAAGTCTTGCACGGGAGGAGTCTTTTCTGGAGATCGTCCTCGACATGTTTTGGAATCTgtgaggagaagacaaaatttcGATTCAGATGATGATAACTAG